The region TGTAAAGCATTGAATTAAAAGTCAGAAAGTGGCATTCCAGCCCTCACCTGTGATTTGATGCTGAAACTCTCGTCCAGCTCCGCCTGTAACAAATAGTTTGACATTCAATACAACAGGTGCCTAATGCAGACAGAGGCCCAAACGTACACTGTTCTTTTTGCCCCAATTGTGTCCCAATGAACTTTGCAGTGAAAAGTGAGTCAAACGGTCTgagaaaaatgacttttattgaATCTGCAGAATCATTAAGTACAGTTTGAAGTGCTCTGACACGAGATGATATCAGGTCCTAACATCTGACAATgtcatgtacttttttttttttttaacgtgtcaATATGCATATGCTATCtttattccatttttaaaaaatcataacaaaattatatttaataaaacaagaCGGAGATGCACAAAACGGATCTGCAAGCTTCCACCTGCGGGATTACAAGATTCCTATTATGCTGTGTACATATAAATGGGAATGATGAGAAACACGGAATGGCGGGTCAGAAGCACAGACGGTGAAGGCTCGGTAGAGGCGAGGACAGGATAACTTAGAtaggagagagaggaagagggaccaaaaaaaaatggaatcatgAGTCAGCAGTGACATCTGATTCCATCCAAAATGGCAAGCTGTCAAACACAGAGAACTAAATTgcgcaaaacattttaaaataagattttaaaaaCGACTCCCATGATTCCTTCTGCTATTGTAAATATGGCCCCAGTCCTAGTGTGTTGTTTGAGAATGACAGAATAGTTTCAGAGATGATGTAACTAGCTTGACAGACAGATCAAACCAAACACTAGCCAATAAAATCCTTACGGGTAACACCTTTTGAAGGCAAAAAATTGCTGTGCCCGATGGCTAAATTGCTGTCAACAATGCCAGAAAATTGCGCTCTAAAATGACAGTCATTTTTAAGCCTACAAAAATGTGTTAACattccaaataaaacaaaaaatcctaTTATTCCCTCAGACCCATTTATAAACATGCCCTCAGCCGCAGTGTGTTGTAGAAGACGCAATATGACGGAGATTAAGTACACAGAACATTTGAAGTGCTAGCTTGACAGATGGCTTGAACAACAAACAAAGGATAGCTCACGTTATCAGTTACTAATAAAGAgttgtgtggggaaaaaactgTTGTGCCCATTGGTTAATTTACTGATAGTCATGCCCAAAAAAGGTCACTTTTACATCAGCAAAATgtgtgcaggaaaaaaaaaaaaaaggtagtctGACATCCATTAGCTTGAAAGAGTGACTTGCCAACCTCTCAAATGCTAGCTAACTCCTTACTGGTTACTAGTGACACACGTTTGGGAAAAAAGGTTGCATTAACGCTCGTCGTAGTGCTTCGCTAGCTTGACAGACTAGCCGACATGCTACTAGTACTAGTTTTTGGGACAAAGTTCAAGTTTATGTTTGTCGTAGTGCTATTCTAGCCTGACAGACTGTCTTACCAATCACTCAACCGCTAGCTGACGTCTTACTAGTCACtagtaacactttttttgtggacAAAGTTGGTATTAATAGTAGTCGTCAATGCTACGCTAGCTCGACAGAGTAACTTGCTGACTAGCTGAAGCGTTATTAGTAACGTTTTTAGGGACAAAGTTCGTATTATTGATCGTTGTTCTATGCTAGCCTGATTTAGTGATTTTATTGATCTCCCAAGCCATTAAACGCGATCCGAGGTTGCTGTGCCTTATGGTCAAACAAGATTGAATCCTGTCCTGAGGAAGGTGGTGTGCTGTAAAACTTTTTCAACGGGTGTAGATATTTGACTGATGATAAAATTAAGACCCCAAGATTCCCCCGGCCACCATTATACACATAGTAAAAAATTTCCTGACGCATCATGACGTCTATTATGATACACAATTGTACAATTGTCAACTAGCTAAGTCATGAGAGCAATGCCAGAAAACTGTACCCCGAATCAATCATGTCCCGTTGTCGGAGATTATTTACACTGAGGAATGGTCGTCGCAACTACCAACCAATCAATTATAGTCGATTGGTTTTCGGGCACACCATTGATATTAGCCGTTAGCATTCCGTTCACTCCACCACTGCGTCCTTATCCAACTCCCACTACCGCTCCTTTTTAtataaactcctccaccttcatAAATTGCGTTGCtggtttattcatttaatacacttgACAATTTGTCctgttcaaaatgagcattgtACAATCAcaacaatggaaaaaaaggtaaaaagaagaaaaacgagCACAAGATAGAAGAAGTGGGTTGCTAAATAAACAACAAGTCAAGGATTCAGAAGTCATTCATTCACATCtcacagaaaaaataaagattggAATGTTGTTGAAGCGGCggaataaaagtttttaaaaaagtgccaCAATACAGTTGTGCTGTGTACGCAAAATTTGTCGCAAATGGGGGGAGCAAAGGACGTCACATCACAAGAAACAGAAGTCAGATGtctacataatatatatatatatatatatatatatatatatatatttgtttgtgtgtgttggacGTTCCCCAACATATCCCTGATCCCTTTTGTGTCTGCTCGAgaccaaaaccaaacaaaaaacaaaatgacaacagCAGGTGCTCCGGATTCCAGTTGAACAacattacccacaatgcagCGCGTCACATCGGGTCTATAAATATATTAAGACTTAAACACTCTGTTAGGACGGACAGCTGGCTGATCCGAGGGTTCAGAGATCAAAGGAATGTACAAGTGTTCGAGCGGCTTGAGATTAAACTTGTCTTCCAGTCTTGCGGAggaaacgcacgcacgcaaataaacaaaataacatcTGTGCGCAATGACTCATGGGGgatttttccaaatatttttcCTTGTATTTTGCCTCATGCAGCGCGGAGGGGAACGTTAAGTGCTATAGCCAGGATGGAGATGACTTCCGGAACGCGACGAAGATGGAGGAGGATGAGTGACATCCAAAAAGACCAACATCAGCACACAccgacagaaaaaaaagacggaAGAAGGCTTGAGGTTAGCGAGCGGAACAGCGAGAAAGGGGCCAGgcaagaagggggggggggggcaaatcaAGAGAAGCGGCGTTTAAGATGAAATGGCActgggcttttttttgttgtgttttttgtttgtttttttaaactccttTCCCTCCCTTTCTCTAccttctcttctctctctctttttctctccctctcagATGGCCTCCACGTAGTTGGCGGGCAGCATTCCCTGCTGGTTGGTGCGCTCCACGCGGCCGTACATCCAGCCCTCGTCGATCTGCTGCACGTCCACGATCACGTCGCCGTCAATGAAGGAGACCTCGTCTTCGTCAGCGGCGGCGTAGTCGTACACCGCCCGGTACCGCTTCTGTGGAACCAACGAACACGGACATGACATTTATGGAAGACGCGGTGCTTTTGCTTGGGTGCCAGTGCTAGTAAACGTGAATGTTATTGATCATCATTCTTCAAAAGCCGTTTCTTTTCAAGCTCTTGTGTGAATTAGGATCATGGGTGATGGAGGGCGTACCCCGGCGCTTGGAGGTGGCGCGGCAGCTGCCGGGCGCACGGGCTCAGGGGTAGGATCATAGTGGTAGTTCTGAGAGGCGGCCGGGGGCTGGTAGGCTGCTGTTAAAAACACAAGTTAGACAAATGGCAGAAAGTTGCGATAATGGTTAGGATGAATTGCGACCGGTTTTGTAGCAGGACTACCTGGGGCGGGGTTGCTTGGCTGTTGATGCGGAGTCTTGCTCTTCTCAAAATCCTCATGGACATGTGAAGTCTTGCTCTTCTCAAACTCCTCATGGTATTTGATCTAAAGACACAATGGAAAACAAACAGAACAATTAATCAACTGATACCAATTTGCTCCTTTccattagggatagaccgattatcagccAGGCTGATTATCGGTGCAGATATGAAGCATTTTGACACATATCTGCATCGGCCTTTTTCCGAATGTGAAGggcgataaagctggtatctcagtgagtggtgaatgcttgcgaacgtaacaaacttttttttttccatcagaatttgtaagatgtttacttgtcacaaatacatttcaaaccTATTTAGACAATTTTTCACCGTCTGCAaacatcttttgaaacctttgacAAACCATAACCAAAACCCCAAATGAGCTaaattcgcatgcatttgtggCTCATCTACggctttatttaaatttccataatagaaaaaaaaatgatgctgacactgggaacgcTCTAcacattttagtttaaaaattaaataacattgaattaagaaattatgttgaaattttgaaaactatttacagtactatttacttgcttagtctTTAATTTAACTTAACACATCTTGATGACCCttgaagctccctgcaatttctGTTCTAATTTTGTAACAAAGCCAACAATtctatataattttaaaaagaaaagacaaagaaaagaagaagaaaaaaaagacttcaacgaGTCACTTTTCTGAATTCTGACATCACTccgctcattggttcattccactgtctgt is a window of Vanacampus margaritifer isolate UIUO_Vmar chromosome 2, RoL_Vmar_1.0, whole genome shotgun sequence DNA encoding:
- the LOC144043053 gene encoding LIM and SH3 domain protein 1-like isoform X1, coding for MNPLCSRCNLVVYPTEKINCLDKYWHSRCFRCETCNMSLNMKNYKGFAKRPYCNAHYPRANFTCVADTPENIRLKQQSKMQSQVLYKEDFEKNKGKSYTVVTDTPELQRLKRSQDQISNIKYHEEFEKSKTSHVHEDFEKSKTPHQQPSNPAPAAYQPPAASQNYHYDPTPEPVRPAAAAPPPSAGKRYRAVYDYAAADEDEVSFIDGDVIVDVQQIDEGWMYGRVERTNQQGMLPANYVEAI
- the LOC144043053 gene encoding LIM and SH3 domain protein 1-like isoform X2, coding for MNPLCSRCNLVVYPTEKINCLDKYWHSRCFRCETCNMSLNMKNYKGFAKRPYCNAHYPRANFTCVADTPENIRLKQQSKMQSQVLYKEDFEKNKGKSYTVVTDTPELQRLKRSQDQISNIKYHEEFEKSKTSHVHEDFEKSKTPHQQPSNPAPAYQPPAASQNYHYDPTPEPVRPAAAAPPPSAGKRYRAVYDYAAADEDEVSFIDGDVIVDVQQIDEGWMYGRVERTNQQGMLPANYVEAI